The genomic DNA GCGCGGGAGCGGTCGCCACTCCCGATCGCGGAGGCAGCGGATAGCTCGGAGCCTCGGTGAGTGTTGCGGTGGTCCCGATCGGCTTCGGCATGATCGTGGTGGTCATCAGCGCGGTCGGTTCACCCGCGATCGCGCCCCACGTCTTGGCCATGCGGTAGTTGCGGCGAAAACTGGCGACCGAACGATCGCCGCGCGCCACACTCAGCCGCAGGAACGAAGAGGCCCGGCTGCCGCCCTCGGGGGCACGGTCGCCGGCGTCGAGCACGAATTCGACCTCGCCCGAGCTGGCGCCGAGTGACTGCGGCGTGCTGGCGGTGATCCAGCTCTGGAGCTTGCGATTGGAGTTCAGGGCTTCGGCCCACATGCGGCCGCCTTCGAACCCCGAGTAGCTCACGCGCACGGTGATCCGTGAGCCTTCGTCCGCGTTCACGGTGACGCGCGTGATCTCGCCGGCCATCTGCCCCGAGAGCAGGCTGCCAAGGGCGGATTCGACCCCGGTACCCAGCTCGTCCGCGACCTCGAGGTCGTGGCCCTCAAGCGTCGATGGCGGCGGACCCGCCGAACGCGCCGACGCTGCGGGAAGGAGCGCCGCGAGGCACAACAGCAGGCCGGTGTGGATCGAGCGCCATCGCATCGGAGATGCCCTCGGGAACGAGTCGAGTGGGTTCCTGAGAGTCCATTACGTCCGGTGCGGGCACGGCGAACATCGGGCGACTTTTGAGCCAGTTACGGGCCGGGAGCGGCCCGAGCGCCCCGGCGGGCCCCTACCCCGTCAGTCGGTGCGAGGCGAGCGGTGCCGACAGCAGGTCTTCGCCCAGCGTCAGATACAGCATGCCGTCGGTGACCGAGAGTTCGAACGTCATGCGCCGCTCGAGCCGTGCCACGAGTTCGGACACCAGTTCACGGTCGAGCCCGTACAGTTCGATCTCCTCGGCGCGATGAATGCGCTCACCGGCCAGCGAGGCCCAGTAGCGCTCGGCATCGTGGTGGGTGTAGACGGCGACGCGCGGTGCGGCTTTGCTGGCACGGTGCAGCCGCGCGGAGTCGGGAGATCCGACCTCGATCCACGCCTTCAGGGTTCCGGTCAGATCCCTCACCTCGAGAGCCGGCTGGTCGGGCTCCACCAGGCCCTTCGAGAACGCGAGCCCTTCGCGGTGCTCGAGGCAGAACGCGAGCACCCGGGCACACAGAAACTCTTCGCTTTCGGAGGGATGACGCGCCACGCGCAACTCGAGCGATTCGTAGACCGAGCGATCCACGTGGGAGAGCTGAATCAGGAACTGGTGGATCGTGGCGCCGAGTGCCAATCAGGACCTCGCAGGGGGTTGAAGCCGGCCGCGGACGCGGCACGTTACCTCAACTCGAGCGACACCTGCGCTCGAAGCCTCACCCCTGCCGGTTCGCGAGGCTCCGCCGTGGCACGCCCGGCCGTCGGTGCAGGGAGTAGAGGAGGCTCAGCAGCAGGCGAACCTTCGTGCCATGCGCCTGCTTGTGATAGGTCGCGATGTCCTCGAACCAGCCGGTGCCCCGTGGGCCTCGAATCACCTGGATGCGATCGCCGAAGCGGCGCTCGGCGGTCGCGTCGTCGAGCATGCGGGTGAAGATCTGCTGCGGCGTGCGACGGGCCTGAGTGCCGCGGATCACCACGTGGGGGCCCGACTCGTCGTCGACGTCGGTGAGGTAGAGGAACACCGAGAGCGACTTGACGTCGGCGACGTCGTAGTGGAACTGACCTCCGTCGGCGGCACCGAACACGCGGCCCTGTTCGTCGGGGGTCGGGATCGTCCAGTAGGCGCGCGTCTCGAGCAGGATCGGCTCGGCACGCAAGTAGCCGCGCGCGACGTCGACGATGACCGGGTCGTGCGCGATTCGATCGACGGCCGCGCACGCCTTGTGCGGATTCTCGATCCAGCGGGAGCCGCGCGCCTTCACGTACCCGACGATCTCGTCGACGGTTTCCTCGCCCACGTGGATGCCGGGCGAGAACGCATCACGATCGAGGCGCCGGACGGCACCATCGACGTCGAGCGGCGCGATCTGGGTGATCTGAGCGACCGGATACGGTGGATTGTGTCCGAATTTCTGGTAATAGCGCACCACCAGCGGTTGCCAGGGGCCCTGCACGAGCAGGTAGCGCAGCTTGCGGACCGAATTGAGCAGTCCACGATCGTGATCGAGCGCGTCGCGCACGCGACTGCGCAGCGTGGGATAGAGCGTAGCCACGTTCACGGGGTCCCTCCTGCGGCGGGAGAGCGAGGCGATGAAGAAGGACTCGCGCGCGAGTGCCCCAAAGCGAGCCCCCAGATCTCCTGAACTCACGCGCGAGCGCGAGCCAGATCAGCAAGGCCGGGGCCACGTGGGCGACCGCATGCTAAGTGACAGTCAATGCGGCGCATGGCTCCCGGGTGACTCGCGACGCCGGTCGCGATCCCGCAGAACTGTCGCCCGTGCCTTACGGTATCGTGCGCCTGTTCGCGATCGCCTGAGCGCCTGAAAAGCCCCTCGTGCCCTTCGGAGAACTGCATGAATGCCCGCGTGATCTGGATCGCAGTCCTGATGCTCGCCGCGACCGCTCAGCCCCCGCTCGCCCTTGGCGCCTCGAAAGCCGTGGCGAAGCTCGATCCCTTCGATCAACGGCAACTCGCGGGACTCGAGTGGCGAAACATCGGTCCATCGCGCGGCGGTCGTGCGACGGCGGCGACCGGGGTGATCGGTCAGCGCAACGTCTACTACTTCGGCGGCACCGGCGGCGGCATCTGGAAGAGCACCGACAGCGGCGTTTCGTGGGCGAACGTCTCGGACGGCCACCTCGGCACCGGTTCGGTCGGCGCGATCGCGGTCTCCGCATCCGATCCCAACGTGATCTATGCCGGCATGGGCGAGGGCTGCATCCGCGGCAACGTTTCGCACGGCGACGGGGTCTACAAGTCGCTCGACGCGGGGCGCAGCTGGAAGCACGTCGGACTGAGGGACTCGCGCCAGATCGGGCGCGTTCGCATCCATCCGCGCGATCCCGACCTGGTCTACGTCGCCGCGCTCGGTCACACCTTCGGCGCCAGCCACGAACGCGGTGTGTTTCGCACTCGAGACGGCGGCGAGAGCTGGAAATGCGTGCTGGCGGTCAACGACAGCACCGGCGCGATCGATCTGGTGCTCGACCCTCGCAATCCGCGGGTGCTCTACGCCACGACCTGGCAGGTGCATCGCACGCCGTGGAGCCTCGAGAGCGGAGGCTCGGGCAGCGGACTCTGGAAGTCGACGGATGGCGGCGACCGCTGGACACGACTCACCGAGGGGCTGCCGAAGGGACTGTGGGGACGCTCGGGAGTCGCCGTCTCGGGTGCGAACTCCGATCGGGTGTGGGCGATGGTCGAAGCGGCCGACGGCGGGCTGTTCCGCTCGGACGACGCGGGGCGCACCTGGAGTCGCGTCAACGAAGATCGCAATCTCCGCCAGCGCGCCTGGTACTACACCCACGTCTACGCCGATCCGGTGAGCGCGGAAGTCGCCTACGTGCTCAACGTACGATTCATGCGCTCCGCCGACGGCGGCAAGAGTTTCCAGTCGATCGGCGCGCCGCACAGCGATCATCACGATCTGTGGATCGATCCCGACGACCCGCAGCGCATGATCGGAGCGAACGACGGCGGTGTGAACGTTTCGTTCGACGGCGGGCGATCGTGGAGCAGCCAGGGCAATCAGCCCACCGCGCAGTTCTATCACGTCATCACCGATGATGGCTTTCCCTACAAGGTGTATGGAGCGCAGCAGGACAACTCGACGGTCGCGATCCCGAGCCGCACCTCGGGCTATGGCATCGATCGCACCGACTGGTACGACGTGGGCGGTGGCGAAAGCGGGTTCATCGCACCCAAGCCGGGCGATCCGAACATCGTCTACGCCGGCTCTTACGACGGATACCTCACGCGCTTCGATCGACGCACCGGTCAACTGCGAGACGTGAATCCGTACCCCAACAATCCGATGGGCTGGGGCGCCGAGGGTGCGAAGTATCGATTCCAGTGGACGTTTCCGATCGTGATCTCGCCGCACGATCCGAACGTGCTCTATGCCGGCTCGAACGTGCTGCACCGCACCACCGACGAAGGCCACAGCTGGCACGTGATCAGTCCCGATCTGACGCGCAACGACCGCTCGAAGCTCGGCCCATCGGGCGGGCCCATCACCAAGGACAACACCAGCGTCGAGTACTACTGCACGATCTTCGCCATGGCCGAGTCGCGGCGTGCTCCGGGACTGCTGTGGGTGGGCTCGGACGACGGCCTGGTGCACGTGTCGCGAGACGCCGGCAGGAGCTGGCAAAACGTCACGCCGCAAGCACTGCCGGCGTGGAGCCTGATCAGTCAGATCGAGCCCTCGCCCCACGATCCTGCTACGGCGTACATCGCAGCGAATCGCTACAAGCTCGACGACAACCGCCCCTACGCGTTCGTGACGAACGACTATGGGAAGAGCTGGCGCTCGATCGTCGGGGATCTGCCGAGTGATGCGTTCGTGCGCGTGGTTCGCGAGGACCCCGTGCGCAAGCACCTGCTCTATTGCGGCACCGAAGCCGGCGTCAGTGCGTCGCCCGACGGAGGTGCTCACTGGCTGCCGCTGAGGCTCAATCGCCCGGGCCTGATCGCGGACCTCGCGAAGCCGGACGGCGAGGTGCGGGGCGCTCTGCCGGTGGTCCCCATCACGGACCTCGTGATCAAGGACAACGACGTGGTGGTTTCGACTCAGGGGCGCTCGTTCTGGATTCTCGACGACATCGCGCCGCTGCGACAGCTCACCCCCGAGGTCGCGAGCGCGAACGCGTGGCTGTTCGCACCATCGAATGCGTCGATGTTCGGCGGTCCGGGCGGCACCGGAGTCGGCGCCAACCCTTCGTACGGCGCAACGATCTACTACCGCCTCGCGGCCGAACCCAAAGAGAAGGAGCAGATCACGCTCGAGTTCCTCGACGCGTCGGGAAAGCTCATTCGGAAGTTCGCGAATCGAGACTCGAGCGAGGCGACGACTCACAAAGACGGCGAGGGCGATGACAGCACGGAGCCCAGGATTCCCGCCCGCGCGGGACTCAATCGCTTCGCCTGGAACCTGCGCTACCCCGATGCAAGTCGCTTCAAGGGCATGATCCTGTGGGGCGGCGATCTGTCGGGCCCCACCGTGATGCCGGGCCGCTATCAAGTGCGGCTGACGGTGGGCGGCAAGTCACAGACCCAGGCGTTCGAGGTTCAGAAGGATCCGCGGCTCTCAACCACGACGGCCGACTACCAGAAGCGCTTCGACCTGCACTTGAAGATCCGCGACAAGCTCACCGAGACGCACGACGCGATCGTGAAGCTGCGCGACGTGCGTGATCAGCTCGAAGCGGTCGCGGCGCGGGCGGGATCGGCCGCGCCCAAGGACACGACCATCGGCGGCTCCGCGCGGGCGCTGACTGCCAGGCTCACCGCGGTCGAGGAAGCGCTCTACCAGACCAAGAATCGCAGCAGTCAGGATCCGCTCAACTTTCCGATCCGGCTCAACGACAAGCTCAGCAGCCTGACGGGCGTGGTGTCGGGGGCGGACGCCGCGCCGACCGAGCAGTGCTACACCGTGTACGACGAGGTCGCAGGTGCGATCGACGCGGAGCTGGCGAAGCTCGGCGTGCTGTTGGGCGCCGAGTTGAGCGCATTTAATCGGCTGGTGCGCGAGAAGGAGCTGCCGGCGGTGACGGCGAAGGAGAAGGTGGTTCGCTGAGCCGGTCAGGTGCGCAGCGGTCTCGCGCTACCGCACCCGACCGACCATCAGCGTCAGATCATCGGACTGCTCGCCGGCGCTGAACGCCTGGACGGCTTCGAGCACCGCCGAGACGATCGCCTCGACGGGCGCCGCTGCATGCTCGCGCAGTACGCCGAGCAGCCGCTCGTCGCCGAACTGCTCTTCGCCGCGCGTCGCTTCGGTGATGCCGTCGCTGTAGGCCACCAGCAGGTCGCCGGGCGCGAGCTGCACCCGCCCGAGCGCGCAGTCCCAGTCGACGAATGCGCCGAGCACCGTGGCGGTGGCGCCCAGCCACTCGACTGAGCCATCGCGACGCAGGCACAAAGGCGGATTGTGGCCGCAGTTGATGAACGTGAGGCGCCGAGAGGAGTCGGCGAACACGCCCAGGAACAGCGTCGCGAAGTGACCCGCGACCGCCGCCTCGCACATCATGCGATTGACCTCGCGCAACACCCGAAGCGGATCCTGCGGAGCGCTCCCCGCCTGGCTGCGCAGGTGAGCCTGGAGGTTCGCCATCCGCAGCGCCGCGTGCACGCCCTTGCCCGAGACGTCCGCGATCACGAATCCGAGCTGTCGCGGACCGAGCTCGAGGAAGTCGTAGTAGTCGCCTCCCACCGAACGGGCCTGCATGCAGCGCGCCGCCAGCTCGAGGTTCTGAAGCACCGGCACGCGCTGCGGGAACAGCCGCGACTGCACCTCGCGTGCGATCGCGATCTCGCGATCCTGACGACGTGCGGCCTCCATGCGATCGGCGAGCAGTTCGGCGCGACGAATCGCCTCGAGAGTGAAGCCGGCCTCGTCGGCCGCCGCGAGCAGCAGGCGCTGGTCTTCGTCGGCGTAGCGTTCCCCACCGCGGCGCGCGCCGA from Candidatus Eisenbacteria bacterium includes the following:
- a CDS encoding PP2C family protein-serine/threonine phosphatase is translated as MSGWVEGLATKVAGATGRAELAGVLHAQLRDAFEPHTLAVFLQRADGRLVAMTEVPAEISESLPDDYPLLASLSRERTCVTSSHALAGELAHAPLTSLAAECAVPVLDRRAQLIGLFVLGARRGGERYADEDQRLLLAAADEAGFTLEAIRRAELLADRMEAARRQDREIAIAREVQSRLFPQRVPVLQNLELAARCMQARSVGGDYYDFLELGPRQLGFVIADVSGKGVHAALRMANLQAHLRSQAGSAPQDPLRVLREVNRMMCEAAVAGHFATLFLGVFADSSRRLTFINCGHNPPLCLRRDGSVEWLGATATVLGAFVDWDCALGRVQLAPGDLLVAYSDGITEATRGEEQFGDERLLGVLREHAAAPVEAIVSAVLEAVQAFSAGEQSDDLTLMVGRVR
- a CDS encoding YaeQ family protein, which encodes MALGATIHQFLIQLSHVDRSVYESLELRVARHPSESEEFLCARVLAFCLEHREGLAFSKGLVEPDQPALEVRDLTGTLKAWIEVGSPDSARLHRASKAAPRVAVYTHHDAERYWASLAGERIHRAEEIELYGLDRELVSELVARLERRMTFELSVTDGMLYLTLGEDLLSAPLASHRLTG
- a CDS encoding glycosyl hydrolase; amino-acid sequence: MLAATAQPPLALGASKAVAKLDPFDQRQLAGLEWRNIGPSRGGRATAATGVIGQRNVYYFGGTGGGIWKSTDSGVSWANVSDGHLGTGSVGAIAVSASDPNVIYAGMGEGCIRGNVSHGDGVYKSLDAGRSWKHVGLRDSRQIGRVRIHPRDPDLVYVAALGHTFGASHERGVFRTRDGGESWKCVLAVNDSTGAIDLVLDPRNPRVLYATTWQVHRTPWSLESGGSGSGLWKSTDGGDRWTRLTEGLPKGLWGRSGVAVSGANSDRVWAMVEAADGGLFRSDDAGRTWSRVNEDRNLRQRAWYYTHVYADPVSAEVAYVLNVRFMRSADGGKSFQSIGAPHSDHHDLWIDPDDPQRMIGANDGGVNVSFDGGRSWSSQGNQPTAQFYHVITDDGFPYKVYGAQQDNSTVAIPSRTSGYGIDRTDWYDVGGGESGFIAPKPGDPNIVYAGSYDGYLTRFDRRTGQLRDVNPYPNNPMGWGAEGAKYRFQWTFPIVISPHDPNVLYAGSNVLHRTTDEGHSWHVISPDLTRNDRSKLGPSGGPITKDNTSVEYYCTIFAMAESRRAPGLLWVGSDDGLVHVSRDAGRSWQNVTPQALPAWSLISQIEPSPHDPATAYIAANRYKLDDNRPYAFVTNDYGKSWRSIVGDLPSDAFVRVVREDPVRKHLLYCGTEAGVSASPDGGAHWLPLRLNRPGLIADLAKPDGEVRGALPVVPITDLVIKDNDVVVSTQGRSFWILDDIAPLRQLTPEVASANAWLFAPSNASMFGGPGGTGVGANPSYGATIYYRLAAEPKEKEQITLEFLDASGKLIRKFANRDSSEATTHKDGEGDDSTEPRIPARAGLNRFAWNLRYPDASRFKGMILWGGDLSGPTVMPGRYQVRLTVGGKSQTQAFEVQKDPRLSTTTADYQKRFDLHLKIRDKLTETHDAIVKLRDVRDQLEAVAARAGSAAPKDTTIGGSARALTARLTAVEEALYQTKNRSSQDPLNFPIRLNDKLSSLTGVVSGADAAPTEQCYTVYDEVAGAIDAELAKLGVLLGAELSAFNRLVREKELPAVTAKEKVVR